Part of the Sphingopyxis sp. 113P3 genome, GTTGGATTGGGATCATCTCGGCGCGGAAGAGCCGGTCGCCGTCCATCCAGACCTTCAGCGCATAGGTCGCTTGCGTTTCCGGGAAATACTGGTCGAACAGAAAATTGCCGAGCGAATAGTTTCCGTTGTGATCAAGCCCGTTTTTCAACCCATAGGCGGTCGGCTTTAATCAGCGCGTTGACCATGACGATGAGCTTGCGCATAAGTGTGACCACAGCGACCTTTGCCGGTTTTCCGGACGCGATGAGGCTTTGATATTTTGCTTTGAGATCTGGATTGTAGCGGGCGGCAACGAGGGCCGGCATGTAAAGCGCACGTCTTACATTGGCCCGTCCCCCTTGAATAAAACTGCGCCCTTTCCATTGCCCCGATTGACGGGCGACGGGAGCCAGGCCTGCAAGGGAAGCGACTTGTTTAGGATCCAGTGCTCCTAGCTCTGGCATGGTTGCGACCAACTGGTCGGCGGTACGTGTGCCTACCCCGGCAATACTGGAGATGATTTCGTGCCGCCGCGCCAACTCTGCGTCAGCAGCAATGATCGTCGCAAGCTCGACATCGACCTGTTTGATATGCTGCTCAATCTGATCCAGGCGCTTTTTGTGCTGACGCTTGAGGAGAGGTAGCGTCAGGTTCTTCGCTTGATTTTGAAGCGCGATCTTATCACGGACCAAGCCATCGCGAGCGCTGATCAATTCGGCGAGCTTGGCTTGCTTGGGCGTATTTGCCGGGCGTACGGGAGGCTGGAGCGTCGTCGCCATACGGGCCAGAATCACCGCATCAATCTTATCCGTCTTGGCGAGAGTGCCTATCGCTTGGGCGAACCGCCGTGCGCGAGCCGGGTTGAGCTTGACGCATGGCAGGTCCGATAAAGCCTGCTCGAGCTGTCGGTGGTATGCGCCAGTAGCCTCATAGGCGATCCGATCGATCTGCCATTGCCCGAGCCAATCTATCAGCTCCCTGTGGCCTTTGGCGGTATTGGTGAATTGCCGCTCGCAGCCTGCAGGATGGGCATATACATCAAGGGTCGCTTTTGAGATGTCGATGCCGATGGTTTGGGGTATGGGATTGTCCATCTTTTCCGCTGTCCTACTCTTGTCATCCGGGCCCGAAGCCCTGGTTTCCGTCCAGGTCTGGTGGAAAAGAAAGGGGTGATCACACTAATCGACGGTCCTCCACGACCGAGACAACTTCGATCCATCCCCTTCCGCCCGATCCGGGGTGGCCACCCCGGATCGGGCAGCCCTTAATGCCCACAACCGCCAGAAAAGTCATAAGACAAGGCAATCAGGCGTCCCTTGTAGAGTTCAAGCCCGTGCGAAACATGGGGGTGGTGGGATACAATGAGCGCCGCGCCCGCGTCGATCGCGAGCTTCATGCGCCGCTCGCTGATCTCGCTCGGACGATCGCTATATTCGCTGCTGCCATGATATTGGAGGATGGGCGAGCGTCCCGCCTTCACCTCGCGCCGGACTGCGGCCTCGATCGCGTCATCGCTGCCGAATGCAGCCCCGCCCTTGCTTCCTTCGGCGATCTGGTTGGGATCAGCCTTGCCCTTCCAGCCGACAAAGCCCAGCATCGACCAGGCATGACCGCCCACGTCGAGCCGCGCTGCTTTGGCGGCTTCGATCTCATTGTGTCCCGCACCCGACCACCGCAGATTGGCGGCGTCCAGCGCCGCCAGGGTCGAGGCGAGACCCGGCTCGACATAGTCGTAGACATGATTGTTGCCGAGCGTGACATAATCGATCCCCACATCGGCGAGCGCCCTTGCGGCGTCGCGGTGAGTATAAAAGACGACCGACTTGTCGGGCGCGTCACCAAGGTCGCGGGCTGCGAGCACGGTTTCAAGATTGACCGAGGCGAGGTCGGCGCCCGCAAAATATGGTTGCATCGGCTCAAGGAGACGCGCCATGTCGGTGAGGCGGCTATCGTTGCGGATGAGCACGCGTTCGTTCCAGATGGGCCGCTCGAAGCGCCGTCCCATCATCACATCGCCGCCGAAGAAGAACTCCACACGCCCCGATGCACGGGCGACCGCTTCGACCGGGGGCAGGGTCCAGCGACCGTCGGGACCTGCAATCTCGCTAGGCGCAAAGGTGAATGTTGCGTCGAAGATGTCGGGCCCGCGGACGGTGAGCTGCACAGGTTCAGCGCCGCGTGCGATTCCCCTGATGCGCCCGTCCGGGGTAATTTGTGCCGGCGCGCCGTCGATCCGCACGTCGAGTGCTGTGAGATCCGCGGTGCCGCCAACGATGCTGAGCTGTCCACTGACATCGTGCGACATCGGGGGCGTTGCCGCAGCATGGGGCGAAT contains:
- a CDS encoding IS110 family transposase; this encodes MDNPIPQTIGIDISKATLDVYAHPAGCERQFTNTAKGHRELIDWLGQWQIDRIAYEATGAYHRQLEQALSDLPCVKLNPARARRFAQAIGTLAKTDKIDAVILARMATTLQPPVRPANTPKQAKLAELISARDGLVRDKIALQNQAKNLTLPLLKRQHKKRLDQIEQHIKQVDVELATIIAADAELARRHEIISSIAGVGTRTADQLVATMPELGALDPKQVASLAGLAPVARQSGQWKGRSFIQGGRANVRRALYMPALVAARYNPDLKAKYQSLIASGKPAKVAVVTLMRKLIVMVNALIKADRLWVEKRA
- a CDS encoding CapA family protein, which translates into the protein MRLVASTALALALAFGLGEATPFHSPHAAATPPMSHDVSGQLSIVGGTADLTALDVRIDGAPAQITPDGRIRGIARGAEPVQLTVRGPDIFDATFTFAPSEIAGPDGRWTLPPVEAVARASGRVEFFFGGDVMMGRRFERPIWNERVLIRNDSRLTDMARLLEPMQPYFAGADLASVNLETVLAARDLGDAPDKSVVFYTHRDAARALADVGIDYVTLGNNHVYDYVEPGLASTLAALDAANLRWSGAGHNEIEAAKAARLDVGGHAWSMLGFVGWKGKADPNQIAEGSKGGAAFGSDDAIEAAVRREVKAGRSPILQYHGSSEYSDRPSEISERRMKLAIDAGAALIVSHHPHVSHGLELYKGRLIALSYDFSGGCGH